A window of Parasynechococcus marenigrum WH 8102 contains these coding sequences:
- a CDS encoding nucleotidyltransferase domain-containing protein, protein MTMVLEIPGVPEPSCQRLAEVLLQQPGLEQVWLFGSRAMGCHRPGSDLDLCLIGDAITHQDRLRLMHAIDELLLPWSVDLALWHELPEDLRGHQPRSASA, encoded by the coding sequence ATGACGATGGTTTTGGAGATTCCCGGTGTCCCAGAGCCCTCCTGCCAGCGCTTGGCCGAAGTTCTCCTTCAGCAGCCGGGGCTGGAGCAGGTGTGGCTGTTCGGCTCAAGGGCCATGGGGTGCCATCGCCCGGGATCAGACCTTGATCTCTGTCTGATCGGTGATGCCATCACCCATCAGGACCGCTTGCGGCTGATGCACGCCATTGATGAGCTGCTGTTGCCCTGGTCGGTGGACCTGGCCTTGTGGCACGAGCTTCCTGAGGATCTGCGTGGGCATCAGCCGCGATCAGCTTCGGCCTGA
- a CDS encoding NAD-dependent epimerase/dehydratase family protein has protein sequence MSLGFVVSGSSGFIGSAFCRYIESLGDRVLRLTRSTRCIDGNSISYSEFLAGSSTKVKNFEPDIFVNCSAIAHKIVGLSRSRYTEAQIFDVNSRLPVTLAKVCESYMFKRYIFLSSVGVHGSSSSVPLTETSPYLPENIYSASKIVAECSLREFAYTSPLDLVILRPTLVYGPGCPGNLSFLKQLIDIGFPLPLKGVFNMRSFLYLDNLLDALHFLSLHSNSSGHSFLISDSEIISSACLSATICELRDSRSMFLPLPPLLVSSLSRFRPFSRFYEKLSCDLFVDTTKLVDQFNWVQPFSQSEGLARSFSINS, from the coding sequence ATGTCTCTTGGGTTTGTCGTTTCTGGTTCTTCCGGTTTTATTGGTTCTGCCTTTTGCCGCTATATTGAGTCTTTAGGTGACAGAGTTCTCCGCCTTACACGTTCAACGAGGTGTATAGATGGTAACTCCATATCATACTCTGAGTTTCTTGCTGGAAGTTCAACCAAAGTCAAAAACTTCGAGCCTGATATTTTTGTTAATTGTTCTGCTATTGCACATAAGATTGTTGGTTTGTCTCGCTCTCGTTATACAGAGGCCCAGATCTTTGATGTCAATTCAAGGCTTCCAGTGACACTCGCTAAGGTTTGTGAGTCGTATATGTTTAAACGTTACATATTTCTCAGTTCTGTTGGTGTACATGGCTCGTCGTCAAGTGTTCCACTTACTGAAACTTCTCCTTACTTGCCGGAGAACATATATTCAGCTAGCAAGATCGTCGCAGAATGTTCACTTCGTGAGTTTGCTTACACTTCTCCTCTGGATTTAGTTATTCTACGCCCGACACTTGTCTATGGCCCAGGCTGTCCCGGAAATCTTTCATTTTTAAAGCAGTTAATTGATATTGGTTTTCCTCTTCCTCTTAAAGGTGTTTTCAATATGAGGAGTTTTCTCTATCTTGATAATCTTCTCGACGCTTTACATTTTCTCTCTTTGCACTCCAATTCATCGGGTCACTCTTTTCTGATTTCTGACAGCGAGATCATTTCTAGCGCTTGCTTGTCTGCGACTATTTGTGAACTTCGTGATTCAAGATCTATGTTTTTACCCCTTCCTCCACTTCTCGTTAGTAGCTTGTCTCGTTTTCGGCCCTTTTCTCGTTTTTACGAGAAGCTTTCATGTGATCTTTTTGTTGATACTACTAAATTAGTTGATCAATTTAACTGGGTCCAGCCTTTTTCGCAGTCTGAAGGTCTAGCTCGTTCCTTTTCGATTAATTCTTGA
- a CDS encoding HEPN domain-containing protein has protein sequence MNARPNAWLRQAENDLALAQLARDNGFLAQACYYASQAAEKGLKSALLELGEEPPHTHVLNDLVGRLKQNGLDTRALEALPLRSLSRMAIQSRYPMDATPPSELFDPEEADQALTTAGEVLTMLKALNQDRAS, from the coding sequence ATGAATGCCCGCCCCAACGCTTGGCTACGCCAGGCCGAGAACGACCTGGCGTTGGCGCAACTGGCGCGAGACAACGGATTCCTGGCCCAGGCTTGTTATTACGCCTCGCAAGCTGCAGAAAAGGGGTTGAAAAGCGCCCTGCTGGAACTGGGCGAGGAGCCGCCCCACACTCATGTGCTGAACGACTTAGTGGGTCGGCTGAAGCAGAACGGTTTAGACACGCGAGCACTTGAGGCCCTCCCCTTACGCAGCCTCAGCCGCATGGCGATTCAATCCCGTTACCCGATGGATGCCACACCACCATCGGAGCTCTTTGATCCAGAAGAAGCTGATCAGGCCCTGACCACGGCCGGTGAGGTGTTGACCATGCTCAAGGCTCTGAATCAAGACAGGGCCAGCTGA
- a CDS encoding HEPN domain-containing protein, with protein sequence MPPSEDAQLLLRIVERHLRSLNFGLDEQFPAEDWGFTAQQAVEKLLKCWIVLGDGEPPRSHELDLLSSEANLELTELLLGLQPFAVEARYQDGDFKLPASRARIVEEIQLLADQLRQAIEAGANTSP encoded by the coding sequence ATGCCTCCCTCTGAGGACGCCCAGCTGCTGCTGCGGATTGTGGAGCGTCACCTGCGCAGCCTGAACTTCGGCCTGGACGAGCAGTTCCCAGCCGAAGACTGGGGCTTCACGGCCCAACAGGCCGTCGAAAAGCTGTTGAAGTGTTGGATCGTCCTTGGGGACGGCGAGCCTCCCCGCAGCCATGAGCTCGACCTACTTTCCAGTGAGGCCAACCTCGAACTCACAGAGCTGCTGCTGGGCCTGCAACCGTTTGCGGTGGAAGCGCGCTACCAGGACGGCGACTTCAAACTGCCCGCCAGTCGGGCCAGAATTGTGGAGGAGATCCAGCTGTTGGCGGACCAGCTCCGCCAAGCCATCGAAGCAGGAGCCAACACAAGCCCATGA
- a CDS encoding cytochrome c biogenesis CcdA family protein, with protein MAQPGPLTLGLVLAGGALTSLGPCSLSLLPVTLAYLAGFEDGQTPWQRSLAFCGGIVGALVLLGSLSGLLGRIYGQVPALVPTLVAVLAVLMGLNLLGLLRIPLPSGPDPERWRNKVPAPLAPVAAGLAFGLAASPCTTPVLAVLLGWIAQSGRPLVGMVLLSCFGVGQVLPLLLAGTFAASVPKLLALRSVGRWVPPISGVVLLTSGVLTLLARWA; from the coding sequence TTGGCGCAACCGGGGCCGCTGACGCTGGGTCTGGTGTTAGCCGGTGGAGCCCTCACCAGCCTCGGGCCCTGTTCCCTGTCGCTGCTGCCAGTGACCCTGGCCTATCTGGCGGGCTTTGAGGATGGCCAAACCCCCTGGCAGCGCAGCCTGGCCTTCTGCGGCGGCATCGTCGGCGCCCTGGTGCTGCTGGGCAGCCTCAGTGGCCTGTTGGGACGCATCTACGGACAGGTGCCGGCCCTGGTGCCAACGCTGGTGGCGGTGCTGGCGGTGTTGATGGGGCTGAACCTGCTGGGGCTGCTGCGCATCCCCCTCCCCAGCGGACCGGACCCCGAACGGTGGCGTAACAAGGTGCCGGCTCCTCTTGCGCCGGTGGCCGCCGGCCTGGCCTTTGGCTTGGCCGCCTCACCCTGCACCACACCGGTGCTGGCGGTGCTGCTGGGCTGGATCGCCCAGAGCGGACGCCCCCTGGTGGGCATGGTGCTGCTGAGCTGCTTCGGGGTTGGCCAGGTGCTGCCGCTGCTACTGGCGGGCACCTTCGCCGCCAGCGTCCCCAAGCTTCTGGCGCTGCGCTCAGTCGGCCGTTGGGTGCCGCCGATCAGTGGCGTGGTGCTGCTCACCAGTGGTGTGCTTACGCTTCTGGCGCGTTGGGCCTGA
- a CDS encoding ribonuclease toxin HepT-like protein: protein MQVADLLELRDDLSRECSGLHKLVTGLRKLSQRLDHSADAVEAAALRLHSFYIGVERMLLLISRVVNGGTPSQWEGWHRRLLEHMAMATDIRQAVLNESTQQELQQHLRFRHLVLNLYADELRPKPIQRLIEQLQHTWPKLQADITGFQRWLRSIASESI, encoded by the coding sequence ATGCAAGTCGCCGATCTGCTGGAACTGCGCGATGACCTGAGTCGCGAATGCTCTGGCCTGCACAAGTTGGTGACTGGCTTGAGAAAACTCAGCCAGCGATTGGACCATTCAGCCGACGCTGTGGAAGCCGCCGCCCTGCGTCTGCACAGCTTCTACATCGGAGTGGAGCGGATGTTGCTGCTGATTAGCCGTGTGGTGAATGGAGGAACACCCAGCCAATGGGAAGGCTGGCACCGGCGCCTGTTGGAACACATGGCGATGGCCACAGACATCAGACAGGCGGTGCTTAACGAGTCAACACAGCAGGAGCTTCAGCAACACCTGCGATTCCGTCACCTGGTGCTCAATCTCTATGCCGATGAGCTGAGACCAAAGCCGATCCAGCGCCTGATTGAGCAGCTCCAGCACACGTGGCCAAAGCTGCAAGCAGACATCACAGGCTTTCAACGCTGGCTCAGGTCGATTGCTTCCGAGAGCATTTGA
- a CDS encoding MraY family glycosyltransferase, with amino-acid sequence MFISFFCYFVAGFFVAYYLLRRLVPLLVCCSVDLPNNRSSHSVPTPRGGGISFVFVSSFAAIVFLLLPGSELSQVQFIAAPLVSLPLACVGFLDDRHNLPASWRYGVQLATALIIVILSPLATNSVGVLPLISLFFFIAITAVINFTNFMDGLDGLVAGCMVLTITSAAIQLAAPSPIWSLVGALLGFLLWNWSPAKVFMGDVGSTFLGAVFSLLVLQSSTWSEALALLLVATPLMGDAFLCVLRRLMDGQRVFQPHRLHLFQRLHQAGWPHARVSSFYIAATAVLAIALLCGGLPWVIILAALELLLGIWLDQRVAVPFVVASRS; translated from the coding sequence ATGTTTATTAGTTTTTTTTGCTATTTTGTTGCTGGCTTCTTTGTTGCTTATTATTTATTGAGACGCCTAGTTCCGCTTCTTGTTTGTTGTTCTGTAGATTTGCCTAATAATCGCAGTAGCCATTCTGTTCCCACGCCCCGTGGTGGCGGTATTTCCTTTGTTTTTGTATCGTCTTTTGCGGCTATTGTGTTTCTTTTATTGCCTGGTAGCGAGCTCTCCCAAGTGCAATTTATTGCTGCTCCCTTGGTTTCGTTGCCATTGGCTTGTGTTGGTTTTCTAGATGATCGGCATAACCTTCCGGCATCCTGGCGTTATGGCGTACAGCTTGCCACCGCATTGATCATTGTCATTTTAAGTCCTCTAGCGACTAATTCTGTTGGGGTGCTTCCTCTCATTTCGTTGTTCTTTTTCATTGCCATAACTGCAGTAATCAACTTCACCAACTTCATGGATGGCTTGGATGGCCTTGTGGCTGGTTGTATGGTTCTGACCATCACTTCGGCTGCCATCCAGCTTGCGGCTCCATCGCCCATTTGGTCCTTGGTGGGTGCCTTGCTGGGCTTCCTGCTCTGGAATTGGAGCCCCGCCAAGGTGTTCATGGGCGATGTGGGCAGCACCTTTCTGGGTGCCGTTTTTTCTTTGCTTGTGCTTCAGTCATCTACCTGGTCTGAAGCGCTCGCCTTGCTGCTTGTGGCTACTCCGCTTATGGGCGATGCCTTCCTTTGCGTACTGCGGCGACTGATGGACGGGCAGCGGGTGTTTCAACCTCACCGTTTGCATCTGTTTCAGCGCTTGCATCAGGCAGGCTGGCCACATGCCCGCGTCTCCAGCTTCTACATCGCAGCCACCGCTGTGCTTGCCATTGCTCTCCTGTGCGGGGGCTTACCTTGGGTAATTATTTTGGCTGCCCTTGAGTTGTTGTTGGGCATCTGGTTGGATCAACGTGTGGCTGTTCCCTTTGTTGTGGCATCTCGCTCTTGA
- the queF gene encoding preQ(1) synthase: MTQTPLYGERAIAEAELICFDNPRPGRPYEVSIELPEFTCKCPFSSYPDFAVLRLIYQPGPRVVELKAIKLYVNSYRDQSISHEEVTNRILDDLVAATDPVWMQLEADFNPRGNVHTVVRVSHGTRQPC; encoded by the coding sequence CTGACCCAAACCCCCCTCTACGGCGAGCGTGCCATTGCTGAAGCCGAGCTGATTTGCTTCGACAATCCCCGGCCAGGCAGGCCCTATGAGGTGTCGATTGAGCTGCCGGAATTCACCTGCAAGTGCCCGTTCTCCAGCTACCCCGATTTCGCGGTGCTGCGTCTGATTTACCAACCCGGACCCCGCGTGGTGGAGCTCAAGGCGATCAAGCTCTACGTCAACAGCTACCGCGACCAGTCGATCTCCCATGAGGAGGTGACCAACCGCATCCTGGATGACCTAGTTGCGGCAACGGATCCGGTCTGGATGCAGCTTGAGGCGGATTTCAACCCCCGCGGCAATGTCCACACCGTGGTGCGGGTGAGCCATGGCACTCGTCAGCCTTGCTGA
- a CDS encoding HI0074 family nucleotidyltransferase substrate-binding subunit, with the protein MTADVRWQQRFSNYCSALEQLETFFEPPALNEREQQGLIKAFEYTFELSWNTLRDLLRSQGNANLLGSSDTLREAFQLGLISDGETWMLMIQDRNLTSHQSHLQPRHR; encoded by the coding sequence ATGACGGCAGATGTGCGCTGGCAACAACGGTTCTCGAATTACTGCTCAGCCCTTGAGCAGTTGGAGACCTTTTTCGAGCCTCCCGCACTCAACGAGCGTGAGCAGCAGGGTTTGATCAAAGCCTTCGAATACACCTTTGAATTGAGTTGGAACACCCTTCGCGATCTGCTGCGCAGCCAGGGCAATGCCAATCTGCTGGGCTCCAGTGACACCCTGCGGGAAGCCTTTCAGCTGGGGCTGATCAGCGATGGCGAGACCTGGATGTTGATGATTCAAGACCGCAACCTCACCAGTCACCAGTCACACTTACAACCGCGCCACCGCTGA
- a CDS encoding ribbon-helix-helix protein, CopG family: MAMGVRLEPELEQQLDQLAKRIGKSRSACVRDAIAQYVQRFGQTDEALRQSTLMAAHAHQTDWCVQVPDWSDWTA, translated from the coding sequence ATGGCTATGGGTGTTCGTCTCGAGCCTGAGCTGGAACAGCAACTGGATCAATTGGCAAAACGTATAGGAAAAAGTCGCAGTGCCTGCGTGCGCGACGCCATCGCCCAATACGTGCAGCGGTTCGGCCAAACCGATGAAGCCCTTCGGCAGTCGACCTTGATGGCCGCGCATGCCCATCAGACGGACTGGTGCGTCCAAGTGCCGGACTGGAGTGACTGGACAGCATGA
- a CDS encoding polysaccharide biosynthesis protein has translation MSLFYSLEVAERAVRFPPKARRLLLIGIDALLLPLAVWLSFWLRLAHPFHPNFQSAGLWLLPAVLLVGLPLYAFTGQYKGLTRYVGSRVVYRLAGRNGLFVLLLAATGLMLRLPMPPRSSWILLWLLLTGFTGVVRFALRDLLLSLRSVSQRQMMRVAIYGAGEAGAQLAAALRLAGNHQIITFLDDAPSLWRRTINDIPIRPPQVLSEIQDQVDQVLLAIPSLPRSERRRIVAELQRQAIPVLQIPSVDDLTSGRARIDALRPVAIEDLLGRDPVPPVPELLGPGLRDVVVCVTGAGGSIGSELCRQILQLSPRVLILLESSEPSLYAVETELRQQLPASVELFPVLGSAADPALVQRTFAGHGVQTVFHAAAYKHVPLVEANPLAGLANNMGSTRVVCQAAVASGVTELVLNSTDKAVRPTNVMGASKRLAELVVQASALELSQIPQSAGQPRTRFAMVRFGNVLGSSGSVVPLFRKQIAAGGPITLTHPEIIRYFMTIPEAAQLVLQAATLAEGGDVFLLDMGEPVRIKDLAEQMVRLSGLSLRNAHNPNGDIEIVCTGLRPGEKLYEELLIEAESQTTDHPLIFRATERSIHPRDLWPRLDQLEEALKIQNKEKSLEILSELVPEWKKAQ, from the coding sequence TTGTCTCTTTTCTACTCCCTAGAAGTCGCTGAACGAGCTGTTCGTTTTCCGCCCAAGGCCCGTCGTCTATTGCTGATCGGCATCGACGCTCTGCTGCTGCCTTTGGCTGTTTGGCTCAGCTTTTGGCTGCGGTTGGCTCATCCGTTTCATCCCAATTTTCAGTCTGCCGGTCTGTGGTTACTACCAGCGGTTTTGCTGGTTGGTCTGCCTCTTTATGCCTTTACCGGGCAATACAAGGGCCTCACCCGCTATGTAGGCAGTCGTGTCGTTTACCGCCTCGCTGGCCGCAATGGGTTGTTTGTGCTGCTGTTGGCGGCCACGGGCCTGATGCTGCGTTTGCCAATGCCGCCACGCAGCAGTTGGATTCTGCTTTGGTTGTTGCTCACTGGTTTCACCGGAGTAGTGCGCTTTGCCCTGCGTGACCTACTCCTGTCGCTGCGTTCGGTGAGCCAAAGGCAGATGATGCGTGTGGCCATATATGGCGCCGGTGAGGCCGGTGCCCAGCTCGCCGCTGCCCTGCGCCTGGCGGGCAACCACCAGATCATCACCTTTCTCGATGATGCGCCGAGTCTCTGGCGGCGCACGATCAACGACATTCCGATCCGGCCGCCCCAGGTGCTGAGTGAGATCCAGGATCAGGTCGATCAGGTGTTGTTGGCGATCCCTTCGCTGCCCCGCAGTGAACGCCGCCGAATCGTCGCTGAGTTGCAACGCCAGGCGATCCCGGTGTTGCAGATCCCCTCGGTCGATGACCTCACCTCCGGCAGGGCCCGCATCGATGCACTCCGCCCCGTCGCCATTGAAGACCTGCTCGGCCGTGATCCTGTGCCGCCCGTGCCGGAGCTTCTCGGCCCTGGCCTGCGTGATGTGGTGGTGTGCGTCACCGGCGCCGGCGGCTCGATCGGCTCCGAGCTCTGTCGTCAGATCCTGCAGCTGAGCCCAAGGGTCTTGATACTTCTTGAGAGCAGTGAACCGTCGCTCTATGCCGTGGAGACGGAGCTGCGCCAGCAGCTGCCCGCATCGGTTGAGCTGTTTCCAGTGCTCGGCAGTGCCGCCGATCCGGCGCTGGTGCAACGGACTTTTGCAGGCCACGGCGTGCAGACCGTGTTCCATGCCGCCGCTTACAAGCACGTTCCTCTGGTGGAAGCCAACCCGCTGGCAGGTCTGGCCAACAACATGGGTTCCACTCGAGTGGTCTGCCAGGCCGCTGTTGCCTCTGGAGTGACCGAACTGGTACTGAACTCGACCGACAAAGCGGTGCGTCCCACCAATGTGATGGGCGCCAGCAAGCGTCTAGCGGAGCTTGTTGTGCAGGCCTCAGCACTAGAGCTGTCCCAAATCCCCCAGTCCGCGGGCCAGCCCCGCACACGATTTGCCATGGTGCGCTTCGGCAACGTGCTGGGCTCGTCGGGGTCAGTGGTGCCCCTGTTCCGGAAACAGATTGCTGCTGGTGGGCCGATCACACTTACCCATCCCGAGATCATTCGTTATTTTATGACGATCCCGGAGGCCGCACAACTGGTTCTGCAGGCTGCCACCCTTGCTGAGGGAGGTGATGTGTTCCTGTTGGATATGGGTGAACCGGTGCGCATTAAAGACTTGGCTGAGCAGATGGTGCGCCTCAGCGGTTTGTCGCTGCGTAATGCACACAATCCCAACGGCGATATTGAAATCGTTTGCACAGGACTGAGGCCAGGCGAGAAGTTGTACGAGGAGCTGTTGATCGAAGCTGAATCGCAGACCACAGATCACCCTTTGATTTTTAGAGCAACTGAGCGCTCAATTCACCCAAGAGACCTTTGGCCTCGATTGGATCAACTTGAGGAAGCTCTCAAAATTCAAAATAAAGAGAAATCACTGGAGATACTTTCTGAACTTGTCCCCGAGTGGAAAAAAGCTCAGTAA
- a CDS encoding nucleotidyltransferase domain-containing protein has product MTSFQDLRQRRHAQWLTELKQQIQAIVEREAKPPQQIYLFGSRARGDWDGLSDTDLLVVADSKGEADRWADQLLDGGLAQDVIGLDQEAWHNLPNHPSVIWRHVAREAQPLIEAGS; this is encoded by the coding sequence ATGACGAGCTTTCAAGACCTGCGTCAGCGCCGTCATGCCCAGTGGCTCACGGAACTGAAGCAACAGATCCAGGCCATCGTGGAGAGGGAAGCCAAACCACCGCAACAGATCTACCTGTTCGGTTCACGGGCCCGTGGTGATTGGGACGGCCTCTCGGACACCGATCTGCTGGTGGTTGCCGACTCCAAAGGGGAAGCTGATCGATGGGCTGATCAACTGCTCGATGGTGGACTCGCCCAGGACGTGATCGGCCTCGATCAGGAGGCATGGCACAACTTGCCGAACCATCCCTCGGTGATCTGGCGCCATGTCGCTCGGGAAGCCCAGCCTCTGATTGAGGCCGGGTCATGA
- a CDS encoding AbrB/MazE/SpoVT family DNA-binding domain-containing protein — protein MSVVSAKEQVTIPKAVLEALGLKAGDLVSLELEGAPVRLRLVSGGDQAYPQSLQSGLTEWASEADEAAFADL, from the coding sequence TTGTCTGTCGTCTCCGCTAAGGAGCAAGTCACCATCCCAAAGGCTGTTCTGGAGGCTTTAGGACTTAAGGCCGGCGATTTGGTGAGCTTGGAGCTTGAGGGCGCTCCGGTTCGGCTCAGGCTTGTGTCTGGTGGAGATCAGGCCTATCCGCAAAGCCTGCAATCTGGATTGACGGAGTGGGCCAGTGAGGCCGATGAAGCAGCCTTTGCGGACTTGTGA
- a CDS encoding nucleotidyltransferase family protein → MTLYAQEYWKQRFAADREQLEKRRQEGLAQGAKAAAAMRERWPQIRAVHLFGSVLDDRFRSHSDLDLLVDGLPPGSLLDAITLAEDAGPLPVDLKRREDLSDDLVQRLLRKSQILYQNDPPMP, encoded by the coding sequence ATGACCCTTTACGCCCAGGAGTACTGGAAGCAGCGCTTCGCGGCAGATCGCGAGCAACTGGAGAAGAGACGCCAAGAAGGCTTGGCTCAGGGCGCCAAGGCGGCTGCGGCGATGCGCGAGAGATGGCCGCAGATCCGTGCCGTGCATCTGTTCGGTTCCGTTCTTGATGATCGCTTCCGCAGCCATTCCGATCTCGACCTGCTAGTGGACGGTCTGCCGCCGGGGTCGCTACTGGATGCCATCACCCTCGCCGAAGACGCCGGACCGTTACCAGTGGACCTGAAACGACGTGAAGATCTCAGCGATGATCTGGTCCAACGGCTGCTGCGTAAGAGCCAAATCCTGTATCAAAACGATCCACCCATGCCGTGA
- a CDS encoding cytochrome c biogenesis protein ResB, protein MKRLLVWLSDLRVAIVLLLLIALASAVGTAIPQGDPPTSYVDAYAETPWLGLLHGEQVLQLQLDHVYSSGWFLGLLAWLGLALILCSWRRQWPALQAARRWIDYRTPRQLSKLAIAETITCPDAEAGLTQLSAVLQRQGWELKPGLNRLAARKGVIGRVGPLLVHTGMVLLMLGAVWGALAGNRLERFLAPDRTLDLLSPRGDSQLSITLQDFQIERDPAGRPEQFRSLLALSDSETPEEISVNHPLRHRGITIYQADWALAAIGVQIGRSPELQLPLQTYPELGDQVWGLVLPTRPDGSEPVFLSLESEQGPVSVYDSDGSALTLLRPGGPAEEVKGLPLRVASVLPASGLLLKRDPGVPLVYLGFAVLLLGGGLSLVATRQLWAVASDGQLHVGGLCNRNLAAFAQELPLLLQRVVAREQHDSPQSVQSS, encoded by the coding sequence ATGAAGCGCCTGCTGGTGTGGCTGTCTGATCTGCGAGTCGCCATCGTGCTGCTGCTGCTGATTGCCCTTGCCAGTGCCGTGGGCACAGCGATTCCCCAGGGCGATCCCCCTACCAGCTATGTGGATGCCTACGCAGAAACCCCATGGCTGGGGCTGCTCCATGGCGAGCAGGTGCTGCAGCTGCAGCTGGATCACGTGTATTCCAGCGGCTGGTTTCTGGGCCTGCTGGCTTGGCTGGGGCTGGCGCTGATCCTCTGCAGCTGGCGGCGGCAATGGCCTGCACTGCAGGCGGCACGGCGCTGGATCGATTACCGCACCCCGCGGCAGCTGAGCAAATTGGCGATTGCCGAAACCATCACCTGTCCTGATGCGGAGGCGGGCCTCACTCAACTCTCGGCAGTGCTGCAACGCCAGGGCTGGGAACTCAAACCAGGCCTCAACCGTCTGGCGGCCCGCAAAGGGGTGATAGGGCGGGTCGGACCGCTGCTGGTGCACACCGGGATGGTGCTGCTGATGCTGGGGGCGGTCTGGGGCGCCCTGGCGGGCAACCGACTGGAGCGTTTTCTGGCGCCTGATCGCACCCTAGATCTACTCAGCCCCCGCGGCGACAGCCAGCTGTCGATCACCCTGCAGGACTTCCAGATCGAACGCGACCCCGCCGGTCGGCCCGAACAGTTCCGCTCACTACTGGCCCTCAGCGACAGCGAGACCCCGGAAGAGATCAGCGTCAACCATCCGCTGCGGCACCGGGGTATCACGATCTATCAGGCGGACTGGGCCCTGGCCGCGATCGGCGTGCAGATCGGCCGCAGCCCGGAACTGCAATTGCCGCTTCAGACCTACCCGGAACTGGGGGATCAGGTGTGGGGATTGGTACTGCCCACCCGCCCTGACGGCAGCGAGCCGGTGTTCCTCAGCCTGGAGAGTGAACAGGGGCCAGTGTCGGTGTACGACAGCGATGGCTCAGCGCTGACCCTGTTGCGGCCCGGTGGCCCGGCTGAAGAGGTGAAGGGGCTGCCGCTGCGGGTGGCCTCGGTGCTGCCGGCGAGCGGGCTGCTGCTCAAGCGTGACCCCGGCGTTCCACTGGTGTACCTGGGCTTTGCGGTGCTGCTGCTGGGGGGCGGCCTCAGCCTGGTCGCAACCCGTCAGCTGTGGGCGGTGGCCAGTGATGGCCAACTGCATGTGGGTGGTCTGTGCAACCGCAACCTGGCGGCTTTCGCGCAGGAGTTGCCGCTTCTGCTGCAGCGTGTGGTGGCTAGAGAACAGCACGACAGCCCACAGTCGGTCCAATCGAGCTAA
- a CDS encoding nucleotidyltransferase domain-containing protein, protein MAHSFSTVALPWTTSRPLALPKQLGDGIDIALLKQGLQRLMACEGVGAVILFGSRPQGTARADSDLDLAVICREPELTSQQRTERWRTYRKALGPVGCGVDLVLQGQADAARLASSRWHVMKDVARHGVVLYASL, encoded by the coding sequence GTGGCTCACTCCTTCTCCACCGTTGCTCTGCCCTGGACCACGTCCAGGCCTTTGGCCTTGCCCAAACAGCTCGGAGACGGCATTGACATAGCGCTGCTGAAGCAAGGGCTTCAACGGCTCATGGCCTGTGAGGGTGTGGGGGCCGTGATCCTGTTCGGCTCAAGGCCCCAGGGCACGGCGCGGGCTGATTCCGATCTTGATCTGGCTGTGATCTGCCGAGAGCCTGAGCTCACCAGCCAGCAACGCACCGAGCGCTGGCGCACCTATCGAAAAGCCCTCGGCCCGGTGGGCTGCGGCGTCGATCTGGTGTTGCAAGGCCAAGCTGACGCCGCAAGATTGGCCAGCTCGCGTTGGCATGTGATGAAGGACGTGGCCCGCCACGGGGTGGTGCTGTATGCCTCCCTCTGA
- a CDS encoding P-II family nitrogen regulator: MKKVEAIIRPFKLEDVKVALVEAGIIGMTVSEVRGFGRQKGQVERYRGSEFTVEFLQKLKIDVVVDDERVDDVVKAIADAARTGEIGDGKIFISSVDSVVRIRTGDRDSSAL, encoded by the coding sequence ATGAAAAAAGTTGAAGCCATCATCCGCCCGTTCAAGTTAGAAGACGTCAAGGTCGCCCTCGTTGAAGCCGGCATCATCGGCATGACTGTCAGCGAGGTCCGCGGTTTTGGCCGCCAGAAGGGTCAGGTAGAGCGCTATCGCGGTTCAGAATTCACCGTTGAGTTCCTGCAAAAGCTCAAGATCGACGTGGTCGTTGACGACGAACGGGTGGATGACGTTGTCAAAGCCATTGCAGATGCGGCTCGAACCGGCGAAATCGGTGACGGCAAGATCTTCATCAGCTCTGTAGATTCCGTCGTACGGATTCGGACCGGCGACCGGGACAGCTCAGCCCTTTGA